Proteins from a genomic interval of Rhodopseudomonas julia:
- a CDS encoding NAD-dependent succinate-semialdehyde dehydrogenase translates to MDGNISPSLLRQAGLIDGVWIEADQGATIEVIDPATGAVIGTVPDMGAAETRRAIEAAEKAFASWRRTTHAERAEKLLAWYGLMLAHETELATLLTREQGKPLAEARGEIRYGASFVRWFAEEARRIGGETIPSPTPDRRILALKEPVGVAAIITPWNFPNAMITRKVAPALAAGCTVVVKPSEFTPFSALALGVLAEEAGIPAGVINIVTGMPKDIGGELTGSEIVRKLSFTGSTRIGSLLMAQSAPTVKRLSLELGGNAPFLVFDDANLDLAVEGAIASKFRNGGQTCVCSNRILVQAGVHDAFVEKLSLRVAAMRVGSGLDEGTDIGPMINRAALEKIERHVEDALARGAKRAHAPVELPDGPQYVAPLVLTEANTDMLLASEETFGPIAPIFRFEREEEAVATANATPFGLAAYFYTRDLARTFRVGEALDFGIVGLNTGLISTEVAPFGGVKQSGLGREGAKVGIEEYLETKTFHIGGLG, encoded by the coding sequence ATGGACGGCAATATCTCTCCGAGCCTTTTGCGGCAGGCGGGGCTTATCGACGGGGTTTGGATCGAAGCAGACCAAGGCGCCACGATCGAGGTGATCGATCCGGCGACGGGCGCCGTCATCGGCACGGTCCCGGATATGGGTGCGGCCGAGACGCGGCGGGCGATCGAGGCGGCGGAGAAGGCGTTCGCGTCCTGGCGGCGTACGACGCATGCGGAGCGTGCCGAAAAGCTCCTTGCCTGGTACGGGCTGATGCTCGCACACGAGACGGAACTTGCGACGCTCTTGACGCGCGAACAGGGAAAGCCTCTCGCCGAAGCGCGGGGCGAGATCCGCTACGGGGCATCTTTCGTGCGCTGGTTCGCCGAAGAGGCGCGGCGAATTGGCGGCGAGACGATCCCGTCACCGACGCCGGACCGTCGTATCCTGGCGCTGAAAGAGCCGGTCGGCGTGGCCGCGATCATCACGCCCTGGAATTTTCCGAACGCCATGATCACCCGCAAGGTGGCGCCGGCGCTCGCCGCGGGCTGCACCGTGGTGGTGAAGCCGTCCGAATTCACGCCATTTTCGGCACTGGCACTCGGCGTTCTGGCCGAGGAAGCGGGTATCCCGGCGGGTGTCATCAACATCGTCACCGGCATGCCGAAGGACATCGGCGGCGAGCTCACCGGCAGCGAGATCGTGCGCAAATTGAGCTTCACCGGTTCGACGCGCATCGGGTCGCTGTTGATGGCGCAGTCGGCGCCGACCGTGAAGCGGCTGAGCCTCGAACTCGGCGGAAATGCCCCGTTCCTCGTCTTCGACGACGCGAATCTCGATCTCGCGGTCGAGGGAGCGATCGCCTCCAAGTTCAGAAACGGCGGCCAGACCTGCGTCTGTTCGAACCGCATCCTCGTTCAGGCGGGCGTCCACGACGCCTTCGTGGAAAAGTTGTCGCTGCGGGTTGCGGCGATGCGTGTGGGGTCGGGTCTCGATGAAGGCACCGATATCGGTCCGATGATCAATCGCGCCGCCTTGGAGAAAATCGAACGCCACGTGGAGGACGCGCTCGCTCGGGGTGCGAAGCGCGCTCACGCCCCTGTCGAGCTGCCGGACGGTCCGCAATACGTCGCGCCTCTCGTTCTGACGGAGGCGAATACGGACATGCTGCTCGCTTCGGAGGAGACGTTCGGGCCGATTGCACCGATCTTCCGCTTCGAGCGTGAGGAGGAAGCGGTTGCGACCGCAAACGCAACGCCGTTCGGGCTTGCCGCCTATTTCTACACGCGCGATCTCGCCCGCACATTCCGCGTCGGCGAGGCGCTCGATTTCGGCATCGTCGGGCTCAACACGGGTCTTATTTCGACGGAGGTCGCGCCTTTCGGCGGCGTAAAACAGTCGGGGCTCGGGCGTGAAGGTGCGAAGGTCGGCATCGAGGAATATCTCGAGACCAAGACCTTTCACATCGGCGGCCTCGGCTGA
- a CDS encoding tartrate dehydrogenase: protein MSAGKTYDIALVPGDGIGPEVTQAAWAVAEAAAGKDGFALAGTTYPWSCDYYLETGRMMPEDGIEKLRGHDAILLGAVGWPATVPDSVSLHGLLLPIRKAFDQYANIRPHRLLPGVEGPLKAEIFDILCIRENTEGEYSGAGGRVHQGTSQEVAVETAIFTRTGVERILRFAFEAAKGRRGRVASVTKSNAQKHSMVFWDEITRLVAADYPEVEVTSYHIDAMAARMVMAPETLDVVVASNLFGDILTDLGAAIQGGLGFAASANLNPTRSAPSMFEPVHGSAPDIAGKGLANPLAAIWSAAMMLDHLGEGQASTRILMAMEAATARGFGIRPGAQTTDAITDAVLTAINEE, encoded by the coding sequence ATGAGCGCAGGTAAAACCTACGACATCGCCCTCGTGCCGGGAGACGGTATCGGACCCGAGGTGACGCAAGCAGCTTGGGCGGTCGCCGAAGCTGCGGCCGGGAAAGATGGATTCGCTCTCGCGGGTACGACCTATCCCTGGTCTTGCGATTATTATCTCGAAACCGGGCGGATGATGCCGGAGGACGGCATCGAAAAGCTGCGCGGCCACGATGCCATCCTGCTCGGCGCGGTTGGCTGGCCGGCGACCGTCCCCGATTCGGTTTCGCTGCACGGGCTTCTCCTGCCGATCCGGAAGGCCTTCGATCAGTACGCCAACATTCGCCCGCACCGGCTTCTGCCGGGCGTGGAAGGTCCTCTCAAGGCGGAGATCTTCGACATTCTGTGTATCCGCGAAAACACCGAAGGCGAATATTCCGGCGCCGGCGGGCGCGTGCATCAGGGCACGTCCCAGGAAGTTGCCGTGGAGACTGCAATCTTCACCCGCACCGGCGTGGAGCGCATCCTGCGCTTTGCGTTCGAGGCGGCAAAAGGGCGGCGTGGACGTGTCGCCTCGGTGACGAAGTCGAACGCCCAGAAGCACTCCATGGTCTTCTGGGACGAGATCACGCGTCTCGTCGCGGCCGATTATCCAGAGGTGGAGGTGACCTCCTACCATATCGATGCGATGGCGGCGCGCATGGTGATGGCGCCTGAGACGCTCGATGTCGTCGTGGCCTCCAATCTCTTCGGAGACATTCTCACGGATCTGGGTGCGGCGATCCAGGGCGGTCTCGGCTTCGCCGCCTCCGCGAACCTCAATCCGACGCGCTCGGCCCCCTCCATGTTCGAGCCGGTCCACGGTTCGGCCCCGGACATCGCCGGAAAGGGCCTTGCCAATCCTCTCGCCGCGATCTGGTCGGCTGCGATGATGCTGGATCATCTCGGTGAAGGGCAGGCATCGACGCGCATTTTGATGGCGATGGAGGCCGCGACCGCTCGCGGCTTCGGCATTCGGCCGGGCGCCCAAACGACGGATGCGATCACGGACGCCGTTTTGACGGCAATCAACGAGGAATGA
- a CDS encoding hydantoinase B/oxoprolinase family protein — MTDKATLQILANHFRAASESMAYTLYRTAQSAFVKETEDFTIALVTPEGTTFSVPLDYGATWYPGLDYGPGIERISEYNEGDVCLTNDPYSGFLATHTPDIHMWKPIIVDGQLVCFAVGHIHNTDMGGAVPASLSRTLTEIHQEGIRFPPCKLYDKGVLNQELLDIMMTNVRQPEQNWGDLKAFVGALNTGERKVREIVAKFGVEAVTQGMHDMLDYGESQAREILRSMPDGVYEFSDYCDEDSVNGYPCRLALKLTISDGEAELDFTGTDTQLTSSLNVPTGGNPRHTLMLVGVYYILYSLNQNLMLNAGLTRPFTCILPEGSVVNPVFPAAVGMRSLTCGRLRSLIFGAFAQAIPERMPAAPAGSSSIVNVMTTEPKTGRRIIAAIDPIVGGSGGMPTRDGTDGSGADGAYLKNTPVEINEAEVPIEIIRYRLAPNSGGAGRWRGGLGTMLEFKVFSPHTRITIRNRDRSRFRPWGILGGKAGKPSDSILNPDTPRETFLGNQDFVIAEPGDVFRIFSPGGGGRGSPLEREPARVLRDVERGFLSEKLALEEYGVVIVSGAVDEAATETRRDEMRAETDTTAFFDFGPEREEYEKVWTREAYDALTEIMFSLPVEWRFFIKHRIFRALEEVGDTEHDSAELVRRAYQGLLDELPQIQEAVPA; from the coding sequence GAAGGAACGACCTTCTCGGTGCCGCTCGATTACGGCGCGACCTGGTATCCGGGGCTCGATTACGGACCGGGGATCGAACGGATTTCCGAGTATAACGAGGGCGACGTCTGCCTCACCAACGATCCCTACAGCGGCTTTCTCGCCACCCACACGCCCGATATCCACATGTGGAAGCCGATCATCGTGGACGGGCAGCTCGTCTGCTTCGCTGTCGGCCACATCCACAACACTGATATGGGTGGAGCCGTCCCGGCCAGTCTGTCGCGGACGCTGACCGAGATCCATCAGGAGGGCATCCGCTTCCCGCCCTGCAAGCTCTACGACAAGGGGGTCCTGAACCAGGAACTCCTCGACATCATGATGACGAATGTTCGTCAGCCCGAACAGAACTGGGGAGACCTCAAGGCCTTCGTAGGCGCGCTCAACACGGGCGAACGGAAAGTTCGCGAGATCGTCGCCAAGTTTGGCGTGGAGGCGGTGACGCAGGGCATGCACGACATGCTCGACTATGGTGAAAGCCAGGCCCGCGAAATCCTGCGTTCGATGCCGGACGGGGTCTATGAATTCTCCGATTATTGCGACGAGGATTCGGTCAACGGCTATCCTTGCCGGCTGGCGCTGAAGCTGACGATTTCAGATGGTGAAGCGGAACTCGATTTTACCGGCACGGACACCCAGCTCACCTCGTCGTTGAATGTGCCGACGGGCGGCAATCCGCGCCACACGCTGATGCTCGTCGGTGTCTATTACATCCTCTACAGCCTCAATCAGAACCTGATGTTGAACGCCGGTTTGACGCGTCCCTTCACCTGCATCTTGCCGGAGGGCAGCGTCGTCAATCCGGTCTTCCCTGCGGCGGTCGGCATGCGCAGCCTGACTTGCGGACGGCTGCGCAGCCTGATTTTTGGAGCGTTCGCACAGGCGATCCCGGAGCGGATGCCCGCGGCGCCCGCCGGATCGAGCTCGATCGTCAACGTCATGACGACGGAGCCGAAGACGGGGAGGCGCATCATTGCCGCGATCGATCCGATCGTCGGCGGCTCGGGCGGCATGCCGACACGCGATGGAACGGATGGTTCCGGTGCGGACGGCGCCTATCTCAAGAACACGCCGGTGGAGATCAACGAGGCGGAGGTGCCGATCGAGATCATCCGCTACCGGCTTGCGCCCAATTCCGGCGGCGCCGGCCGCTGGCGTGGCGGGCTCGGCACGATGCTCGAGTTCAAGGTTTTCTCCCCCCACACCCGCATCACCATCCGCAATCGCGACCGCAGCCGCTTCCGCCCTTGGGGAATCCTCGGCGGCAAGGCCGGCAAACCCTCGGATTCGATCCTCAATCCGGACACCCCCCGCGAGACGTTCCTCGGCAACCAGGATTTCGTGATCGCGGAGCCGGGTGACGTTTTCCGTATCTTCTCGCCAGGTGGAGGAGGGCGGGGCTCGCCTCTCGAACGGGAGCCAGCCCGCGTGCTGCGCGACGTCGAACGCGGCTTCCTGTCGGAGAAGCTCGCGCTGGAGGAATATGGTGTCGTCATCGTGTCCGGAGCCGTCGACGAGGCGGCCACCGAAACACGCCGCGACGAGATGCGCGCGGAAACCGACACCACCGCCTTCTTCGACTTCGGCCCTGAGCGCGAGGAATATGAGAAGGTCTGGACCCGCGAAGCTTATGACGCGCTGACGGAGATCATGTTTTCTCTGCCGGTCGAATGGCGCTTCTTCATCAAGCATCGCATCTTCCGGGCGCTCGAAGAGGTCGGCGACACAGAGCACGACAGCGCGGAACTGGTCCGGCGCGCCTACCAGGGCCTTCTTGATGAGCTTCCTCAGATCCAGGAGGCGGTGCCCGCTTGA
- a CDS encoding multidrug effflux MFS transporter, producing the protein MSGEDVLEAERRGKASEAPPPVWLLVLVTATGPLALHILVGAVPGLQRSFGGDYGRLQLTLTVFLAGIGVAQLGYGLLSERFGRRPVLLAGLGLYTLASAACAFAPSIEILLVCRTLQAVGGCAGMVMSRAIVRDLFGRSRSASLYGYITMAMALAPAVSPTIGSYFDLWLSWRWSFVFLSLFGVAATFGAALLLPETRRATSELDLSGWFRAYGRLAIRPAFLAYSLNTAFTMAAWYTFIAGMPFILVEVEGLPQSTYGLLVMLVLAAYATGNFLSGRFSGRFGSDRMIFAGGIVSLVGACLFTAVAESGAGGPLLWFLVMSVNVLGNGITQPNGIASALSIDPPRAGAGAGFLGLLQMAVAGLATVFVLQFGTPSVLRLAVSILLLILASQLAFAVALWTGRGTADLSHGE; encoded by the coding sequence TTGAGCGGGGAAGACGTGTTGGAGGCAGAAAGGCGGGGGAAGGCAAGCGAGGCGCCGCCCCCCGTCTGGCTCCTCGTTCTCGTGACGGCGACGGGTCCGCTTGCGCTCCATATCCTCGTTGGCGCGGTGCCGGGTCTGCAACGTTCCTTCGGCGGCGATTATGGGCGGTTGCAACTCACGCTGACCGTCTTTCTCGCCGGGATCGGTGTCGCCCAGCTCGGCTATGGACTCTTGTCGGAGCGTTTCGGGCGACGGCCTGTGCTGCTTGCGGGGCTTGGTCTTTACACTTTGGCGAGCGCCGCCTGTGCGTTCGCGCCATCGATCGAGATCCTTCTCGTCTGCCGGACGCTTCAGGCGGTCGGAGGCTGTGCGGGGATGGTCATGTCGCGGGCGATCGTGCGCGATCTGTTCGGACGGAGTCGGTCGGCAAGCCTTTATGGCTATATCACCATGGCGATGGCCCTTGCGCCGGCTGTCTCGCCCACCATCGGCAGCTATTTCGACCTCTGGCTCTCCTGGCGCTGGTCTTTCGTGTTTTTGAGCCTTTTCGGGGTCGCGGCGACCTTCGGGGCGGCCTTGCTCCTGCCGGAGACGCGGAGAGCCACTTCGGAGCTCGATCTGTCCGGCTGGTTCCGCGCCTATGGCCGTCTTGCCATCCGCCCAGCCTTCCTCGCCTATTCGCTCAACACGGCGTTCACCATGGCTGCCTGGTACACCTTCATCGCCGGCATGCCGTTCATCCTCGTGGAGGTGGAGGGGCTGCCGCAATCGACCTACGGGCTCCTCGTCATGCTGGTGCTTGCTGCCTACGCCACCGGCAATTTCCTCTCCGGACGGTTTTCGGGGCGTTTCGGCAGCGACCGTATGATTTTCGCCGGTGGGATCGTGTCCCTTGTCGGCGCCTGTCTTTTCACAGCCGTCGCCGAGAGCGGGGCGGGCGGGCCGCTTTTGTGGTTCCTGGTCATGTCGGTCAATGTCCTGGGCAACGGGATCACGCAGCCCAACGGCATCGCCAGCGCCCTCAGCATCGATCCGCCGCGCGCAGGCGCGGGCGCGGGATTTCTCGGGCTTCTGCAGATGGCGGTGGCCGGGCTTGCGACGGTCTTCGTCCTGCAGTTTGGCACGCCGAGCGTTCTGCGCCTTGCGGTTTCCATCCTGCTTTTGATCCTCGCGTCGCAGCTGGCCTTTGCCGTCGCGCTCTGGACGGGACGAGGCACGGCCGATCTCTCGCACGGCGAATGA
- a CDS encoding NAD(P)/FAD-dependent oxidoreductase, whose translation MQLKSYWHETAPRFSGGARGPVEGRYDVAVIGGGFTGLSAARSLAKAGLSVALLEERHVGYGGSGRNGGHLNNGLAHSYPAAKEELGADRAKALYRAFDDAIDTIERIVAEEKIDCSFRRAGKLKLASKPEHLSAIAKNFEAVHNEVDPETALLSKDDLRSEVGSDAFHGAMLFKKSAMMHMGRFVHGLAVAARRHGATIFEDAPVRDHTKTASGHLLTTPRGTLAAERVFLATGAYTSGPFRYFRRRVIPVGSFVIATRPLSPAEAEALMPGNRTCVTSRNIGNYFRLSPDNRLIFGGRARFSAVSDATSDEKSGHILRANLAEVFPDFFDIDIDYCWGGLVGMTKDRFPRAGEADGLYYAMGYSGHGAQLSTHLGAIMADVILGRDDRNPMKGVDWQAVPGHFGKPWFLPLVGLYYRALDRIQ comes from the coding sequence ATGCAGCTCAAATCCTATTGGCACGAAACCGCGCCCCGCTTCTCCGGCGGCGCGCGAGGCCCTGTCGAAGGCCGTTACGACGTCGCCGTCATCGGCGGAGGTTTTACCGGTCTGTCGGCCGCCCGCAGCCTTGCGAAAGCCGGGCTTTCCGTCGCCCTCCTCGAAGAGCGGCATGTCGGCTATGGCGGCTCGGGTCGCAACGGCGGCCACCTCAACAACGGCCTTGCCCATTCCTATCCTGCGGCAAAGGAAGAGCTCGGGGCGGACCGGGCGAAGGCCCTCTACCGCGCCTTCGACGATGCGATCGACACGATCGAGAGGATCGTCGCGGAGGAGAAGATCGATTGCAGCTTCCGTCGCGCCGGTAAGCTGAAGCTCGCCTCGAAGCCGGAGCATCTCTCAGCGATCGCGAAAAACTTCGAGGCAGTGCACAACGAAGTCGATCCCGAAACCGCCCTCCTGTCGAAAGACGACCTTCGCAGCGAGGTGGGCTCCGACGCCTTCCATGGCGCGATGCTCTTCAAAAAGAGTGCCATGATGCATATGGGCCGCTTCGTCCACGGCCTTGCAGTGGCCGCGCGCCGCCATGGCGCAACGATCTTCGAGGACGCACCGGTCCGCGACCACACGAAGACCGCCTCCGGTCACCTGCTGACGACGCCGCGGGGCACGCTCGCGGCGGAGCGTGTGTTCCTCGCGACCGGAGCCTATACGAGCGGGCCCTTCCGTTATTTCCGCCGCAGGGTGATCCCGGTTGGCAGCTTCGTCATCGCGACGCGGCCGCTCAGCCCGGCGGAGGCAGAGGCTCTCATGCCCGGCAACCGGACTTGCGTCACCTCTCGTAACATCGGCAATTACTTCCGCCTCTCGCCCGACAACCGTCTCATCTTCGGCGGTCGCGCCCGTTTCTCCGCCGTCTCGGACGCCACGTCCGACGAAAAGTCTGGTCATATCCTCAGAGCCAACCTGGCGGAGGTTTTCCCCGACTTCTTCGATATCGACATCGATTATTGCTGGGGCGGCCTCGTCGGGATGACGAAGGACCGCTTCCCCCGTGCCGGCGAAGCCGACGGCCTCTATTATGCCATGGGCTATTCCGGCCATGGCGCCCAGCTCTCCACCCATCTCGGCGCCATCATGGCCGACGTGATTCTCGGTCGTGACGACCGCAATCCGATGAAGGGCGTCGACTGGCAGGCCGTGCCCGGCCATTTCGGCAAGCCCTGGTTCCTGCCGCTTGTTGGGCTCTATTACCGGGCTCTCGACCGGATCCAGTGA